Within Homo sapiens chromosome 2, GRCh38.p14 Primary Assembly, the genomic segment ATCTTACTTTTGTACGGCACTTTACAAAGAGCTGTTTATATATTGTATCCATTTAGATTATTTCTTAACTCCCAGTGCAGCTAAAAAATTATCTTCCCCATTCTGTTTTCCTAcacaattaaataattttagttcCGTAAATTGTTCTTTTTACAACGCTTTcttgcattttctctctttcctgtgcTTTATCCAATTTTGTCTTTGGTTCATCATGCCCCTCAGGCATGGAGTTTGAAAACTAGGTAGATAGGATGTCTAAACCAAAAAAGTATACCATAGTATTGGTCTTACTCCCATACAGAGAAGCCATTCAAACTGTGGGAATGAATTTGAGTTATTAGAGAAATGATAATAGTAGTTTAAGTATGTTCATTCAGGTTTACACATATCTGTTGTTAAATTTAGGATGGCCCGTACTTTGGAACCACTAGCAAAGAAGATCTTTAAAGGAGTTTTGGTAGCCGAACTTGTAGGCGTTTTTGGAGCATATTTTTTGTTTAGCAAGATGCACACAAGCCAAGGTAATCATAATTCAGAAGTTAATGCTTTCTAAAGGGGTATAGTTTTGCTAATCCATTTTATGTGTTAAATGGCAATGGCATGTTTGGAGAAATTGGTTCTTCAGATTCAAGATATTAGACATTTTTAGGGGCAGAACAGGAATCAAAGTATTCATTATTGTGGACTAGATCACTCTCACTTCTCCCTTAAAAATGTTGTTTGTGGGCTAAGGAAAAAATTTCATACCTCCATGGATTTTACTATTGTGGAGGATATAGCAAGTGTCCTTGGTCTGGCTTAGTTTGGGAGCACAGATGGAGGAAACTTAGCCTGCCCATTATACTTCATTGTTTGGTAGACTAAGAAAGTAACTGGTATTGCTGTTTTCTGAGTAACCAGTTTTCTCAGGCTATAGTATTCTTCCTGGGCATCAACAGTGGGCACTAAGACTTTCACATGCTATGGCCGAAAgtgctttaacatttttcttgGGGAAATTTTATATTAGAGCTCTCAACTTTTTAAATTAGGAAGTGATTTTTCCCTAAAACAGGGAATAGACCTGGCATGATAGCCATCTTTGAAACTTGCCACAGTCTTCCTCAGCATACTTGGTTGGAACGCTGTACCAAGATGCTACTGGATACTCAAAAAATCCCTTTTCTTTTAAACTCTAAGGAAGGGTATTAAAAAAACATCCCaacagtatttaaaaacaaattaaagctTGGGATCAGTTTTAAAAAGTGtcatggctgggtgtgatggcttgcacttgtaattccagcacttcgggaggccaaggtggaaggactgcttgagctcagtcTGGGCTAAACATAACAAGACACtgtatcttaagaaaaaaaaaaaaagtgctgggcatgatggtgtgctcctgtagtcccagctactcgggaggttgaggtaggaggctCCCCTGAGCcccatcccagctacttgaccTTGGCTGACgtaggaggctcgcttgagcccagcccAGGGGGGTCTAGGCAGTGGTGGattgtgactgtgccactgtactgcagcctgggcaacagggagagagatcctgactcaaaaaaacaaaaggagatcGTTCCTGGATTACCAGAAAGACCTTCAAACAAATTTCTAATCTATATGGTTCCCATCATATGGACCCTAAAGCTAGCATTAAATTGTGGCTGTGTTAATATAATGAATTTCTGTTCATATCTAATTTCAAGACATCCTTTTTTCCATCAGATTTCAGGCAAACAATGAGCAAGAAATATCCCTTCATCTTGGAAGGTATGTTTTTCCTtaagtaaaaataagtataaaacaaCTTCTTCAGGTAACCTATAAATTATGTAGTAATTTCTTTACAAGGAATTTCTAACAATACTATTCACATGTATTTTAGTTCTTCTGAGACTAAATTCTCATCTATTCTAGTGAGAGGAGAATTAGGTAATGGGCTGGATTCTGAATTCTTCTAGTGGTTAAGAATGTAAACTCTGGAATCATTCATATATGAGGTGATAGAATCAAACCACAGTTTAAACCTTTGGTTTTAAAAGATCAGTTTCATCTCAGGTTTGCTAACTTCTTGgagctgtctctttctctgtcaagtAGATAAAGACTGAACAAGATGACATCATGTAGTTAGACGAAATAGTGCTCATTACAATGATCAGAGATGCCAGGACTTATATGTGAAGTCTGTAATCCTACTgtcctctttttcattttgttatgtagcaatatggaaaaaagaagttgtttttttcaatacatttaattttaacaatGCTTCCACATGACTTTATAAATGagagctatttttatttatagtttattaCAAATCCACTGAGAAGTCTGGAATGTATGGAATCAGAGAGCTAGATCAAAAAACATGGTTGAACAGCAAAAATTAGATGTAAGTAGAATTTTAATCTATAATTTACATTAATAActcatttcctttgttttttagttttttgagtgGTTTTAatcctcttctttttaaaatgtttctttttcttgatgaTACTTTTTGCATCTCTGTTGTGTAGCCAGTCATCACGTTCAGCCTCCCATCTAAGCTGTTTGAGACCtttgagagaagaagaaaagatgagtGTACTACCACACTGTAGACTCTTGGTGGTCCCACAGAACATGCTGCTGAGTCACAGGAACTTCTAGCCTGCCTTGGCCTGTGGTTTCCCACCCACTATACAAACCCACTGCTTGTTTGTTGCTTTTCTTCTCATATTTATTGTCAAAGAtaaatgtttcaaaaagaaatgactaaggaaggaaaagaaacaaatgctCTAAAGATTTTCTCTCCCCAAGCACTTTTACTGGTGAAATAAAAACCAGTAACAATCAATATGTAAAAACGGCCCACTTCcctaaaaaaaagtaatttttgtagtctgcaaggttttttttttttttgctttagtcTAAATACTTGTTAATCTTACATGTTCTCCTGAGAGAAGAAAAAGCCATTCCTTTCAGGTTGTAAAGTACCATGAAAAGGTCTTTCAAAAATATTCctatcagccaggcatggtggctcacaccagtaatctcagcactttgggaggccgaggcaggcgggtcacttgaggtcaggagttcgagaccagcctggccaacatggtgaaaccctgtttctactaaaaatacaaaaattagctgggcgtggtggtgcatgcctgtaatcccagctacttgggaggctaaggtaggagaattacttgaacatgggagatggaggttgcagtgagccaagatcatgccactgcattccaacctgggcaagggagtgagacgctgtctcaaaaaaaaaaaaaaaaaaaaaaaaaaaaaaaaaaaaaaaaaaaaaaaagaataaataaaataacgaAAATTTCCTATCTTCTGAAGTTCCAAgccaaagctatttttaaaacatcaataaaaaaatttaagttactTACTTGCATTATCTTTGTTAGCCATGGCATTCATGCCAATGTTATCAAACTTGGATCCCATATTTTCATCCAATAGATGGCcaaacttttaaacaaaaacgataaatttattagaaaactaaaaataatgtagAATAGCTAGCTTGTTAAAACAGTACATTAGCCTTACCTCTTCAGCAGATACAAATAGGCTGGAATcatttaagtttcttttcttttttcttggccctaaaaaaaattgtaagtctaCATTATTCAATTATAAATCTAATGATTTTAGAAAAATGCAATgcaacatgattttattttaaaaattatacttggGTAAAAACAATTGCAATAATCTTCTGGCACCATTGGGTAGCTggcatttaaatataatttaagagttagtatataatattttcaaaaagctaacaACATCCTAATAGAACTGTTCAGATGACAAGAGTGTCTTCTTGCTTTTCAGA encodes:
- the CEBPZOS gene encoding protein CEBPZOS; amino-acid sequence: MARTLEPLAKKIFKGVLVAELVGVFGAYFLFSKMHTSQDFRQTMSKKYPFILEVYYKSTEKSGMYGIRELDQKTWLNSKN